Proteins encoded together in one Hymenobacter monticola window:
- a CDS encoding ribosome maturation factor RimP — protein MRFDRNLLLEMLHDAMGDQELFLVGLTVSDSVLPKVTVILDGPTGLGINECATISRRLARRIDEHYGEESAYSLEVTSPGADQPLIDPRQYARHIGRSLALKLNDGTEKTGTLTAATPEGVEIEEVIKQKTKKTTLPAAFYSFGDIKEAKVVISFK, from the coding sequence ATGCGTTTCGACCGTAACCTGCTGCTGGAAATGCTCCACGACGCCATGGGCGACCAGGAGCTGTTTCTCGTGGGCCTCACCGTTTCCGATTCGGTGCTGCCCAAAGTCACCGTCATCCTCGACGGTCCCACCGGCCTGGGTATCAACGAGTGCGCCACCATCAGCCGCCGCCTGGCCCGCCGCATCGACGAGCACTACGGCGAAGAGTCGGCCTACTCGCTCGAAGTCACCAGCCCCGGCGCCGACCAGCCTCTCATCGACCCGCGCCAGTACGCACGCCACATCGGCCGCTCGCTGGCCCTGAAGCTGAACGACGGCACCGAGAAAACCGGCACCCTCACCGCCGCTACGCCCGAGGGCGTCGAAATCGAAGAAGTCATCAAGCAAAAAACCAAGAAAACCACCCTGCCCGCCGCTTTTTATTCCTTCGGGGACATTAAGGAAGCCAAGGTTGTTATTTCCTTTAAGTAA
- a CDS encoding DUF2911 domain-containing protein, which produces MPATPAKEKPSPAATATGKIGSADVTVNYSSPGVKGRTIFGGLEKYGKVWRAGANEATTVEFSKDVKVEGKTLPAGKYGFFVIPAESGQWTVIFNKTFNQWGAFKYDEKQDALRVMVTPRKSASLTERLVYEVKSPGLVLRWENIELPVAIK; this is translated from the coding sequence ATGCCGGCCACGCCAGCTAAAGAAAAGCCAAGCCCGGCTGCTACGGCAACGGGCAAAATCGGCAGCGCCGACGTGACGGTGAACTACAGCAGCCCCGGCGTGAAGGGCCGCACCATTTTTGGTGGCCTGGAGAAGTACGGCAAGGTGTGGCGCGCCGGGGCCAACGAGGCTACCACGGTGGAGTTCAGCAAGGACGTGAAGGTGGAAGGCAAGACGCTGCCGGCCGGCAAGTATGGTTTCTTCGTGATTCCGGCCGAGAGCGGTCAATGGACGGTGATTTTTAATAAGACATTTAACCAGTGGGGCGCTTTCAAGTACGACGAGAAGCAGGACGCCCTGCGTGTGATGGTGACGCCCCGCAAAAGCGCCAGCCTGACCGAGCGGCTGGTGTATGAGGTGAAGTCGCCCGGCCTGGTGCTGCGCTGGGAAAACATTGAGTTGCCGGTGGCTATTAAATAA
- the selD gene encoding selenide, water dikinase SelD, whose protein sequence is MDYKLTQYSHGAGCGCKIAPAVLDQMLHTSIAQPQHPKLLVGNASRDDAAVFDIGGGQAVISTTDFFMPIVDDAYDFGRIASANAISDVYAMGGRPLLAIAVLGWPVDKLPPEVARRVLEGARSICAEAGIPLAGGHSIDSPEPIFGLAVTGMVDIKDLKQNDTATAGSELFLTKPLGVGILTTAQKKGILRDEDAALAPAQMMQLNKIGAELSKLPAVTALTDVTGFGLLGHLAEVCEGSHLTAEIDFTKVPRIAAAESYLKQGSVPGGTNRNWASYGHKVGQITDEQRAWLCDPQTSGGLLVCVEPGGRAAVEAVFEKHGLALESFGHLRQHQEGEAWVQVSA, encoded by the coding sequence ATGGACTACAAACTCACCCAATACAGCCACGGCGCGGGCTGCGGCTGCAAAATCGCGCCGGCGGTGCTCGACCAAATGCTGCACACCAGCATTGCGCAGCCCCAGCACCCCAAGCTGCTGGTAGGCAATGCCAGCCGCGACGATGCGGCCGTGTTCGACATCGGCGGGGGCCAGGCGGTGATTTCGACCACCGACTTCTTCATGCCCATCGTGGACGATGCGTACGACTTCGGCCGCATTGCCTCGGCCAACGCCATTTCGGACGTGTACGCCATGGGTGGGCGGCCGCTGCTGGCCATTGCCGTGCTGGGCTGGCCCGTGGACAAGCTGCCGCCCGAGGTGGCGCGCCGCGTGCTGGAGGGCGCCCGCAGCATCTGCGCCGAAGCTGGCATTCCGCTGGCTGGCGGCCATAGCATCGACTCGCCGGAGCCCATTTTTGGGCTGGCCGTGACGGGCATGGTCGATATCAAAGACCTGAAGCAAAACGACACGGCCACGGCCGGCTCGGAGCTTTTCCTGACCAAGCCGCTCGGCGTGGGCATTCTAACGACGGCCCAGAAGAAAGGAATTTTACGTGATGAAGATGCGGCCTTGGCCCCGGCCCAGATGATGCAGCTGAATAAGATTGGGGCCGAGCTGAGCAAGCTCCCGGCCGTGACGGCCCTGACCGACGTGACGGGCTTCGGCCTGCTGGGCCATTTGGCCGAGGTGTGCGAAGGCAGCCACCTCACGGCCGAAATCGACTTCACGAAGGTGCCCCGCATTGCAGCGGCCGAGTCTTATTTGAAGCAGGGCAGCGTGCCCGGCGGCACCAACCGCAACTGGGCCAGCTACGGCCATAAGGTTGGTCAGATTACCGACGAGCAGCGCGCCTGGCTGTGCGACCCGCAGACATCAGGCGGGCTGCTGGTATGCGTGGAGCCCGGCGGGCGCGCGGCGGTGGAGGCCGTGTTTGAAAAGCACGGGCTGGCGTTGGAAAGCTTCGGGCACCTGCGCCAGCATCAGGAAGGCGAGGCTTGGGTGCAGGTAAGCGCCTAG